The Thalassophryne amazonica chromosome 6, fThaAma1.1, whole genome shotgun sequence genome includes a region encoding these proteins:
- the mad2l2 gene encoding LOW QUALITY PROTEIN: mitotic spindle assembly checkpoint protein MAD2B (The sequence of the model RefSeq protein was modified relative to this genomic sequence to represent the inferred CDS: deleted 1 base in 1 codon), translated as MTTLTRQDLNFGQVVADILCEFLEVAIHLILYVREVYPSGIFQKRKKYNVPVQMSCHPELNRYIQDTLHCVKPLIEKNDAEKVVVVIMDKEHHPVERFVFEISQPPLLSISSDTLLSHIGQLLRAFILKISVCDAVLNNNPAGCSFTVLVHTREAAHTQHEKVQVSRCGFRTLEDFPWIVADEQEVHMQEPRLIPLKTMTSDIVKMQLYVEERAQKT; from the exons atGACAACTTTGACCAGACAAGACCTTAATTTTGGACAAG TTGTAGCTGACATCCTGTGTGAGTTCCTGGAAGTTGCTATTCATCTCATCCTGTATGTCCGTGAAGTTTATCCCTCCGGCATATTTCAGAAGAGAAAGAAGTACAATGTTCCTGTACAG ATGTCATGTCACCCAGAGCTGAACCGGTACATCCAAGATACTCTTCACTGTGTAAAGCCACTTATTGAGAAG AATGATGCAGAGAAAGTGGTTGTGGTCATCATGGACAAAGAGCATCATCCAGTAGAGAGATTTGTGTTTGAGATTTCCCAGCCTCCATTGCTATCTATCAG CTCTGACACACTGCTGTCACATATTGGACAGCTGCTGAGGGCGTTCATCCTGAAGATCAGTGTGTGTGACGCTGTTCTGAATAATAACCCAGCAG GATGTTCATTTACAGTG TTGGTACACACCAGGGAGGCTGCACACACGCAACATGAAAAAGTTCAAGTATCAAGGTGTGGTTTTAGAACACTTGAG gATTTTCCGTGGATTGTTGCAGATGAGCAAGAGGTCCATATGCAGGAGCCTCGATTGATCCCACTGAAGACTATGACTTCTGACATCGTAAAA ATGCAGCTCTATGTGGAAGAGAGGGCCCAGAAAACATAG